The genomic segment CGTTCGTAGTGGCCGAGGTCGAGGTCGGTCTCCGCACCGTCGTCCGTCACGTAGACCTCGCCGTGCTGGAAGGGCGACATCGTCCCGGGATCGACGTTGAGGTACGGATCGAACTTCTGGATCGTCACGCGCAGGCCCCGCTCGACGAGCAGGCGCCCGATCGAGGCCGCGGTGATCCCCTTCCCGAGCGCGGAGACGACGCCTCCCGTAATGAAGATGTACTTCGTCGTTGACGTTTCGCCCGTCATCCCCGCACCTCCTTGCTGGACAATACTCTCTCCGCCCGCATGATGTCGGCAGGAAGATCGACCCCCGGCTCGGTCCACGGACCGAGTTCGACGTGAATCCGCATGCCCGCTTCGAGCGCCCTCAGTTGCTCCAGCCGCTCGGCCCGTTCGAGCGTGGATTCGGGCAGGGCCGCCCACCGCTTGAGAGCGGAGCGCCGGCACGCGTACACGCCGACGTGGCGGAGCCGCGCACGGGTGCCGAACTCCGGCTCGTCCCGGGAGAACGGGATGGGGCTGCGGCTGAAGTAGAGCGCCCTTCCGTCGGCGGCCCGGGCGACCTTCACCACGGCCGGGGATCGCCACTCCTCATCCGCCCGGATCGGGGCCGCGATCGTCGCGACCTCCTCCGCCCTCCGCACGGCGCCCTCGATCGCCCCGCCGTCCACGAACGGCTCGTCCGCCTGGAAGTTCACGACGACGTCGTCCTCGGCCGCGCCGAGAAGGTCCGCCGCCTCATCCACGCGATCCGTGCCGGAGGCGTGGTCCGACCGCGTGCGGACGACCTCTGCATCGAACCCCCGCGCACAGCCCTCGATCTCGTCGCTGTCGGTCGCGATCACGACCCTGTCGAAGGAGCGGATCGCCGAAGCGGCGCGCCAGCACCACTCAAGGAGCGTGCGGCCGGCCAGCGGCTGGAGGGGCTTCCTGGAGATACGGGTGCTGGAGATACGTGCGGGAAGGACGCAGATCACGCCCATCGCTGGGGAGGCCGGGAGACGGTCCGGAGCGGCATCGCGAAAAGCTAGACTTGCGCTCCGGGGTTGTCAAAAGAATCAGCGCGGCGGCGGCATCCGGCCGGGTCGCGCGGAGCGGCGGGTTCGGACCTCCACGAAGCCGATAAGACCGGGATCTCCGGGCTCCGCCGTGGAGCCGGCGGCGGCCCCGAATTCGAGCCGGAAATCCCACATCCGCAGGGCGAGTCCCCCCTGGATCGAGCCGTACAGATCGAAGTCGCCGTGTTCCGAACCGACGCCCCCGACGCTGCCGCGTGCGAAGGCGTCCAACCCCCCGAGTGCCGCATCGCCGAGAAGCGGGATCGCATAGGTCGTTTCGGCGTAGAGCAGGCGCGGGCCGCGCAGACCCCGCAGCGGCATCGTGGGCAGGGTCCCGATGCCCCCGATCGTCGAGTAGCGCTGCTCGGGCAGGAGGCCGGTGACGTCGAGGCGTCCGATCGCGAACGCTTCCACGGCATGCCCCGACGGCGTCACGCGGCGGAGAGAGAAGCGCCCCTCCAGCAGCAGGAAGTCGTACAGGCGGGGGGGAATGTTCGGAGTCCCCGGGATCGCGGGCCCAACCTCAATCCGCCGAATATCATCCTCGAATCCGGCCTCGGCGGCGAGCCCGAACGCCATGTGCCCGCCGCGGCCGGCGACGGCCCAATCAAAACCCAGACGCCCGAACCAGATACTCCCGCTGTTGATGAACAGAGCCGGCTCGAACCACTCGACGGCGTTGGTGTACTCCCCGCCGATGAGGACGGTCACGTTGCGGCGGCGGACCGATTCCGCTTCCTCCCTTCCTCCGGCGACGACGACGCGCCAGCGGGGCGCATCCTCCCACACGGGCGGCTCGGGCGACACCCACTCCAGTTCCAGTCCGAACTCCTTCGCGTCGTAGTGGTTGCGCACATCGTCGGCCGCGACGAAGTGCGCCAGGCTGTTGTACCACACCGGCCGGATCCAGTTGTCGTTGCTCACGGTCGCGCTGGTCGCGTACAGGCCCAGTCGGACGCGCTCGCCGAGGAGCCACGAGTTGTGGAGGCGGTAGTCCACATCCCCGCGGGCGGGGATCCACGTGATGCCGCCCGCGAGTTCGGGCCGGCCGGGAACGGCGGAGAGGCGGGCCAACGCGCCGACCGGGAAGGCGAGGCCGTTCACGCGGTCGTAGGTGGGGAGATGGAAGCCGTACGTGCCGTCGAATTCGAAGGCGGGGTCCGGGTCGATCTCCGGGATGATCTCGAAACCGCCCCGCGTGGGCCGGACGCGCAGCGGTTCGTTCGGACGATACGTGACGGCTCCCTCGACTTCCGCCACGTCCGAGTCGTAGAACCCTCCCCCGAGCACGACCACGTCCCCCGTGATGGAGGCGCCGGAGCGAAGGAAGAGGTCGCCGTCGACGACATAGAGATCGCCCTCGATCCGTCCCGCGATGCGCGCCGTACCTTCGAGCAGAAGGACGGCTTCCGGCACCGTGTCTCCCCGCGCCAGGACCGTGTCCGTCGTCCACACCGTGAAGCCGCCGGCTTCGAGGAAGGCCTCGAGCGCCGCCTGCGCTTCCGACCGCGGCTCCTCCGCCAGCCACACCTCCTGCCCGTCCGCCGCGGCCGGCACTCCGGCGGCCGAAGCCGCGGCGAGCGCGGCCGCGAGGCCGAGGCGCTTCACTTCGCGGCCCTCACCGGCGTCCGCCAGCGGTCCCACGCGATCACCTCCTCGCGAGGCAGCCGCTCCGGCAGCTCCGCCAGCCCATCGTGATATCCGAGGCAGAAGAGGGCCACGATCGGAACGTGCTCCGGCACGCTCAGGATCTCGCGGACGTCACCCTCCCGAAAGCCGTACACCCAGCTCGACTGCACCCCTAGATCCGCCGCCGCCAGCATCATCGTCTGGGTCGCGGCGGCGAGATCCATGGCGAAGCTCGGGCGGCCCGTGCCGCTCACGTGCGAGTGGATCCGCGCGCAGCAGGCGACAACGACGGGCGCCGTCCTCACGTGCGGATGGTTGAAGGCGGCCGCGGCGATCCTGTGGCGCGCGAGCGCCTCCTGCACGACGACGAGGCGCCATGGCTGCGCCTCCCGAGCGGACGAGGCGTAGCGTGCCGCCTCCAGCACCGCCTCCACGACCTCGGGTTCGACGAGCCGGTCGCGGAAGCGCTTGACCGGACGCCGGTTGCGCGACAGGTGGAGGAGGCGGGTCAACCTCATGAGCGTCGCCTACCCGCGCGGATGGTGGCTGCGGTGCATCTGGCGCAGGTGCGACCGGTCCACGTGCGTGTAGATCTCGGTCGTCGAGATGTCTGCATGTCCGAGCATCTCCTGGACCGACGCGAGGTCGGCCCCCCCCTCCAGCAGGTGAGTCGCAAAGCTGTGGCGCAGCGTGTGGGGCGTCACGCGCTTCAGGATGCCGGCACGTTCGACGTGGCGGCGCAGAATCTTCCAGACGCCCATCCGGCTCAACGGAAACCCCCGGGCATTGAGGAAGATGTGTCCGGCGGATCGCCCCCGGTCGAGCGCCGGTCTGGTGGTTCGAAGGTATCGGCGCACCGCCGAGCGCGCAGCCGCGCCGACGGGAACGAACCTCTCCTTTCCCCCCTTCCCTCGCACGCGCACGAGGGCTTCCTCCAGATCGAGTTCCCTTCCCTGCAGGGCGACGAGTTCCGACACCCGGAGCCCACAGCCGTAGAGCATCTCGAGCATCGCCTCGTCCCGCGGCGCCGTGCGGCTCTCCGGGTCCGTCGCTCCGATCAGCGCCTCGATCTCGTGGACGGAAAGCACGTCGGGCAGAGAGCGCCCCGCCTTGGGCGCTTCGAGGCGTTCGCTCGGATCGGACTCGATCGCGTTCTCGACGATGAGGAAGCGGAAGTAGCCGCGCAGCGCATACACAGTGCGCGCGACGCTCGAGGCCGCTCGTCCCTCCCCGGCCAGGCGAGCGACGTGGTCGCGGAGAAGTCCGTACGTGACTCCGGCCGGCTCCGCGACGCCCTCCGAAACCGCGAACGCCGCGAAGCGCCGGGCCTCGCGCAGATACGCGTCGATGGTGCGCGGGGAGAGCCCCCGCTCGAAGCCGAGGTGGTCGCGGAAGGACTCGAGGTGGAAGGCGCGCTCGATCCCCGGGCTTTCTCCGGTCACGGCGGCACCCGCGGCCCGTCGGCGTCGCCGCCGGAGTCGTCGTCGGGCTCCGTGGACGCCGGTGGAGCCTCCTCCCGCCGGCTTCGGACCCACC from the Candidatus Palauibacter polyketidifaciens genome contains:
- the kdsB gene encoding 3-deoxy-manno-octulosonate cytidylyltransferase; the encoded protein is MICVLPARISSTRISRKPLQPLAGRTLLEWCWRAASAIRSFDRVVIATDSDEIEGCARGFDAEVVRTRSDHASGTDRVDEAADLLGAAEDDVVVNFQADEPFVDGGAIEGAVRRAEEVATIAAPIRADEEWRSPAVVKVARAADGRALYFSRSPIPFSRDEPEFGTRARLRHVGVYACRRSALKRWAALPESTLERAERLEQLRALEAGMRIHVELGPWTEPGVDLPADIMRAERVLSSKEVRG
- the xerD gene encoding site-specific tyrosine recombinase XerD, which produces MTGESPGIERAFHLESFRDHLGFERGLSPRTIDAYLREARRFAAFAVSEGVAEPAGVTYGLLRDHVARLAGEGRAASSVARTVYALRGYFRFLIVENAIESDPSERLEAPKAGRSLPDVLSVHEIEALIGATDPESRTAPRDEAMLEMLYGCGLRVSELVALQGRELDLEEALVRVRGKGGKERFVPVGAAARSAVRRYLRTTRPALDRGRSAGHIFLNARGFPLSRMGVWKILRRHVERAGILKRVTPHTLRHSFATHLLEGGADLASVQEMLGHADISTTEIYTHVDRSHLRQMHRSHHPRG
- a CDS encoding polymer-forming cytoskeletal protein; translation: MGPLADAGEGREVKRLGLAAALAAASAAGVPAAADGQEVWLAEEPRSEAQAALEAFLEAGGFTVWTTDTVLARGDTVPEAVLLLEGTARIAGRIEGDLYVVDGDLFLRSGASITGDVVVLGGGFYDSDVAEVEGAVTYRPNEPLRVRPTRGGFEIIPEIDPDPAFEFDGTYGFHLPTYDRVNGLAFPVGALARLSAVPGRPELAGGITWIPARGDVDYRLHNSWLLGERVRLGLYATSATVSNDNWIRPVWYNSLAHFVAADDVRNHYDAKEFGLELEWVSPEPPVWEDAPRWRVVVAGGREEAESVRRRNVTVLIGGEYTNAVEWFEPALFINSGSIWFGRLGFDWAVAGRGGHMAFGLAAEAGFEDDIRRIEVGPAIPGTPNIPPRLYDFLLLEGRFSLRRVTPSGHAVEAFAIGRLDVTGLLPEQRYSTIGGIGTLPTMPLRGLRGPRLLYAETTYAIPLLGDAALGGLDAFARGSVGGVGSEHGDFDLYGSIQGGLALRMWDFRLEFGAAAGSTAEPGDPGLIGFVEVRTRRSARPGRMPPPR
- a CDS encoding nitroreductase family protein; protein product: MRLTRLLHLSRNRRPVKRFRDRLVEPEVVEAVLEAARYASSAREAQPWRLVVVQEALARHRIAAAAFNHPHVRTAPVVVACCARIHSHVSGTGRPSFAMDLAAATQTMMLAAADLGVQSSWVYGFREGDVREILSVPEHVPIVALFCLGYHDGLAELPERLPREEVIAWDRWRTPVRAAK